The Gymnogyps californianus isolate 813 chromosome 6, ASM1813914v2, whole genome shotgun sequence genomic interval GCTCGCCCGGGacggcggggccgccgccggctccGAGAGGAGTGCGGGGCGGCGGAGGCGAACCTCCCCCTCCGCGCCGCGTCCTGGGCGGCGGGAGGCACTTtgcggggccgggcggccgtgctggcggggcggggaggccgggccggcggggccgcaCGTGTTCGCCcctcccggggccgggccgagccgtGTGCGGGCAGGGGCCAGCGGGGCGCGCCGGGGCGGGGGTCCCTACCTACCTACACGTGCTTAGCACTGGgaggcgcggcggcggcggcggccgcggctcGCTGCGGGGACCCCGACCCCGGCGCACCGTCCCCGCGCCCGCCGGGCGGGTgccgggccggcggggcgcTCTGCGGGGAAGCGGCCTCCCCGAGCGCAGCCTTAATACATTGCTATTTCTGGCCGGGCGGCCGGAGCCGGGCAGGGGGCCggctctgcctccccctccctccaatGGCGaggccgcccccggccccggcccctccTCGCCGTGACGTGCCGGCCCGGGGCAGAGGAGGCTCCCGAGCCCTTGGCTGTCCCTGCAGAAGCTGTAACAAAACGCAGACCCCCAGCGCCGGGCTAATGGAGGCAACTTAGACAGGAGCAGGCGCGGCCCCTCGTCTCTCGgcgctgcctgctccccccGCACCGGGCGCGGCGCTccccgccgagccgccgccCGAGCGCCGCCGGGCCCGCGGGACTGCCTGCCCGCTTGCGCTGCCCCGATGATGTTACCGAGCCCCGTCACCTCCACCCCCTTCTCTGTCAAAGACATCCTCaacctggagcagcagcaggacccGCGCTATGGGGCCCAGCTCCCGCACCACCTGGAGCACCACTTCCACCCCGCCGCCTGCCTGCTGGCGGCCGCCGACGGCGCCCGCTTCTCCGACGGcgaggaggaagaggacgaGGAGAAGCTGTCCTACCTGAGCCCCATGGCAGCGCCCGGCAGCCAGGCGGACGCGCGGATCTCCGCCGAAAACTACGTGCACGCCGTGCTGCGCGGCTCCTGCGAGGCCCCCGGCCCGGGAGAGGAGCTGGACCCCGCGGCCCGCGACGCAAGTGAGTATCGGCTCCGCCgcgctcccccgccccgccccgccccgccgggacGGGCCCGCGCTCGCTCCCCGCGGTGCGTTCCCGGCCCGCTGGGCATCGCCCCGCCAAGCCCCGGTCCCGGCGCTGCAGCCcggtccccgccgccgccgccgccgccgcgtaCCCTGGGCGTTTCGAGCCGGGACTGGCACGTCGtggggctgccgccgccgccgccctcctccGCGCCCCGCTCGCCGCCTCCCGGGAAGCGCCTCCGCGGGAAGCGCCTCCGCAGGGCCCCGATCCGGAGCTGCCGGATCAGGCCCGCGCTCCGCAATTTCGGTAGCGGAGAGGGAGGAACGGGGCGGGTTAGGCCCGACCCGCGCCCGCTGCGGCGGGGCCCTCCGGCAGCGAGGCGGCGGAGCAGGTGCCCGGCGCCgtgcgcggcgcggcccgggccTCCGCCCCGCGGTGCCGCAGCGGTAACGCCGCAGCCGGCCCGGAGGCGCGGCGacgcgcccggccccgccgcccgaACCGGCGCCTGGCAAAGACAGGCGGTGCCGGAGGCGGCCGGTCCCGGCGCTGCCTCCCCGCCCGCACCGCGGTTCCCCGACGGGCGCGtagcggcgcggggccggccggggcgCGGTGCGGGGCTCTCGCCCGCCGGCGGGGCCCGTCGGGAGGAGCGAGCGGCCGGGGTCGGCGAGGCGCAGCCGTGACCTGTGCTCCCCCGTGCAGAGAGCTGCGTCCTGAAGAAGCCGCTGGATGCGGCGGAGAAGGCGGAGGAGGCGGAGAGGCCGAAGCAGCGGAGCCGGAGGAAGCCGCGCGTCCTCTTCTCCCAGGCGCAGGTCTTCGAGCTGGAGCGGCGGTTCAAGCAGCAGCGTTACCTGTCGGCGCCCGAGCGGGAGCACCTGGCCAGCAGCCTCAAGCTCACCTCCACGCAGGTGAAGATCTGGTTCCAGAACCGGCGCTACAAGTGCAAGCGGCAGCGGCAGGACAAGTCGCTGGAGCtgggcggccccgcggccccgccgccgccgcgcagggTGGCCGTGCCCGTGCTGGTCCGCGACGGCAAGCCGTGCCTCGGCGGGTCGCAGGGCTACAGCTCGGCGTACAACGGGCCCTACTCCTACAACGGCTTCCCCGCCTACGGCTACGGCAACGCCGCCTCCTACAACCCCGGCTACGGCTGCACCTACCCGGCGGGCACCGGCGGCGCCTCCATGCAAGCCGCCTgcagcccggcggcggccgccggccccTTCGTGAACGTGGGCGGCCTGGGGGCttcggcggcggcggccagcCGCTGCAccaggcggcggcggggccctcctgcagccagggcGCACTGCAGGGCATCCGGGCCTGGTAGCCCGCACGCACTGAGGGCCGGGAGCGGACCGGCAGGACGGCCCGGCGGCTCCGGGGCCCCGTTATCACCCGCACCGCAGCCCGGCCGCGCGCCGCGCAACGCGCGCCCTGGACcggaggagcggcggcggcggagggacGGCGCGGCGGCGGGACCCCGGCGCTCCCGCGGGCCGCGGTGCGGGACCGGCGtcgggcgggcgggcgggcggagcGGCGCGGCAGGACGGGGCCGCCCGAGCTCGCAGCGaagcgccgccgccccgcggagccgccgcgACGGCCGGGCGGGCCGGAGCCGATCGCGCCGCGCCAGCGGAGCAGCTTTGCTTGTAAAAAGCCGACGGCGGGGCCCGGGGGTGCCGCGGCCCTCTATCTACTCTGTATCGGTTACTGCCAGCGCCAGCTCGCCGAGTCAGTCAATAAACCAGGTGCAATATCCGCCGCCCGCTCCTCCTTCGCCCAGCGGCCGGtgcccgggcggcggggccggggccggtgcccggcggcggggcggtcGCAGCGGCGTGCCCGCGGGGCAGGGCGGCCCGGCCGGCTTGTGAGCGTGCCAAGGGCGCTGAATGGGGCCGCGCAGCTCAGAGCCGGGCCCATTGTGGCCGCCGGGCCGGCGCTGAAAGGAGCCGCCGAGGAAGGTAGCGGGAATAGGCGCTTATTGGATTCGGGAACAAAAGGTGTGGCAGGGAGGCGAGGGACAAAGGGGCCCCGGCGCCGAGATTGACGGGCCGCTTTGCCCCCCACTGAGGCCCAGGCCCGGCGCTTTATGCGCGGGGGCTGCAGAAACGTGCTGGGTTTTGTTCCCCTTTCTGGGAGcgcagggggagaggaggggggtCCGCGGGCCGCTGATTagggccggccgggccgggcagccTGAATGCCGGGGCATTATTGCTACATGTTCAGCCATTTCGCTCggctgcaggggagggggcggccgaGGCCCCCGAGCCCCGCGGGACCGGCCGCGGGGtcgccccccgcccgccccgtcCCGGGCCGCCCtgtcccgccgccgccgccgcggagcTCTCGGGGCggtcccggccccgccgccgcgaCCGTGCCTCTGCCGTGCGGGTCCCGCCgagcgccggggccggggccggggccggagccgcGCCCGGGGAGGGCCGGACACCCGCGGAGCCCCGTCTGCCTCGCCCCGGGCGGCAGCGGAGACCGGAGGCGCCGGGAGCTCTCACGCACCGTCCCGCACGTCTCCCCGGCCGCGACGCTGGAGCTCCCGAAGATGTTTCCAGCGGAGCCTTCTCGGAGCCGCCGGGACCGACGCAGCCCAGGGGCTCGGTATGCCTCCCACCTCGCCCAGCGATGCCCACCGtgtcctccccctgcccttcccaTGCGTGTCGTGTGACGGTCCCTGCGCCACGAGCAGAGGACCAGGTTTTGTAGCCTGCCATCGCAGAAGCAGCAGGTAACGACCGTTTACACTGCTAAACCCGGTTTTACGCTGCACATTTCCACCGCGTGACCTGAACACACACCCTTGGGGTTTGCTGTTTGAAAGGAACCGGAGAAATTCTTTCCACTGCAGCACCGCAGGGACAGAGTGGGCACCCAGCAGGCCCCggctcccagccctggctcGGCACAGCACCCCGCTGTCCCGCGAGCCACCCCGAGGCCGGCAGGCTTCGCAGGGCCGGTGCTGGGAGAGGATGCGGCACACCCAGCCAATTGTTTGCTGGATGGCAGCAAGGTGTCGCGGGAGAGGAAGCCCAGGCCCCGCTCTTGGCTTTCGGAGATGAGTGGTTAAGGCCCTGTGGTCTCGTGGGTAGAAACAGGATAGCCAAGAACAAAGATAGGTAATGCTctctctttgcagcagcagtCGGGCTGGGGAGATTTGTCTCTGCCATAGGAAAGAGTTGCATTTTCCTCCATGTTCTGCCAGACTGTTGTCTGCAAAAATAGGGGACCCGTATGAGTTCATGCCTTGGTGTGCAAGCCAGAGGAATTGTAACCACAGCACAAGCTCCTCCGAAATCAGGGTGCGTGAGAGGAGCTCCCAGCTTAGCACATCCCCTCCAAGTACGTGGCAGCGGGTTAGAAATCCAGTgcatccccagcagcacccagaggCTCCAGATGAGACCAGAGCCCTGGTGTGGGACACACTGCCCACGTTTGTAGCCACAGTCTCTGGAGCATGGACAGTTAAGTAAAGCAAAGGGGCACACGGGGACCCCATGGCCGCGTTGCAAGAGGTGATGCCGGGCAGTAGCAGCATTATCAAGCACCAACAGTACCCAGCATTCCCGTAGGTGTGAGGTCAGTGTTGTGCTCACCCCACTTGTGCCTGGTGACACCCGTGTGTGCTCCTCAGCCCTGCTCTTCCCCACGCAGAGCTGGAGCAGCGCCCAGCCAGGGGATGCCGAGAGGCCCGGGCTGCAGGCCGGTGTGGCATGGCAGTGGAAGTTTCTGGATGTCCACCATAGCAAGCCCCATTCCTGGGACAGATCCCAGCTGTCCCACCAGCTCAGACtggggggagggcagggggttAGTGGGAGGGACCCCTCTGCAGACTCTCGCCCAAAGCCTCTGAGCCGATGGGGAGGACAGAGCGGCACAAAGAGCCGGCAATGCCGGAGGGCCCGGGGCAGGGTGGCGGAAGTGAAGCGCTCCAAAGAGGAGGAACAGCCGGCAGGGGCCAGTGGGAGGGAGATGGTGGGAGACCGCAGATTGGatgggctgcccagggaggggaGACACAATGGAGGGAAGTTGCTGCGTGGCCACGCTGGAGGCAGCGCCTGCCCGTGACGCACCCCGTCCCCCTCGCCCCGGGGCGAAGTGGGGTGCTGCCGGCGGGGTGAGAGGCGAGAGGCACAGGGTGCTGGTGGAAATCCCTCTGGCATGGTCCcgctgcggcggcggcgcggtCAGAGGGATATcgaggagggagggatggggagggccATGGTCAAGGGGCGGAGGGCGCGTGTTATTTCTTCCTGGTTGATCGGGGGATTTACTGCTGTTTGGGAGTCAGGGCGGGAAGGTGCCGATTGATTTTGGACAGGGGCGAGATTCTCTAATACAATGCACTGACTTAAAGCAAAGGAGGGACTGTTGGGGTGGCCATGCTTTAACTACCAGGCCTCAGGCCCGCTCTGTGCATGAGCTCcagttctgtttttcattcaaGTTTTCCTGGCCGAGGAGGGGCCCATGAGCAGAACTTGCCTCTGTCCAGCGGTTCCTAGGGAGGCTCTATCCAAACTCCAGTGCTAGCTGGTTTTCTGTGGCCTCTCCGTCATGCTCAGGATCACACGGGAGCAGTGCTGTTCCCTCTGCAGCACCGCAGATGTGCTCTGGTTTCCTCTCCTTCTTGACATCTTTTTccattcctccctcccccacgCTGCGGTCATCTCTACCCTTCGCGCCCTTCATCCTTTTCTCTTCACCACCCACGTGCTGCCATCAGCAAGGAGCTTGCCTGGGTGTGGAGCGAGACGCCTGCTCCCAGCGAGGCCGGCCAGGCTGCCTGCGGACCTTGGCAGACCTCGCTGAGTTTTGGTCCCATCTACTTCGCCTGGGCACAGCCACCTCCCGCTGCCTCGGGGCCGGGAGCCCGGGGACCCAGCTGCATGCTGGGGTGGTGCCCGGCTCTTGCCCCTCTGTGTTGGATCCAGgttggagcagcagctcctgctctgcagcgcTTCCCACCGCAGCCGCCCTGTGCCGTGAGCTGGGAGCTGCCGAGGCTGCCTGGCCACCGGGGATCTGCGGAGCCGTCAGGGCTCCGAGGTGCTGGAAGCTCCTCCTGGCAATGGCAATGCGGGGTTGTTGCACAAGCGCTCTCCAGTGCCAAGAAAGCTGTGGCCAGCCATGGATCaggtaattaaattaaaatattggtaCTTGTGCTGTGGAGTCTCCAGTGAGGGTTTCTCCCAGTACTTGCCTGCCAGCACGAGGGCCAGGGACCTGCGTCCCTTCCTTGGATGACTCACTGATGGCCACAGACCCTGCGCAGTCCTCCAGCCTGTCCCGTGCATCACAAGATGACTACACCTGACTAAGCAGGGTGGGGAGACTTGCATGCTTTAGCtattccttctctcctccctgcaaTGGTGAGACCAGGCACAGCGCTGCTGTGAGGGATTCAGGTGACCCGTCCAGAGAAGGGGACTGCATCTTCGTCCCCTCCAGAGCAGAGCGCTGCTGAAGGCCAGAGCCCTTCCCGGCTGCACCGTGCCAGCATCCCCTGCCTGGGCAATAAAATCCACTGACCCTTTCCCAGAACAACTTTTTGCCGTGCCCGGGGCTGCTGCAGGCGGGCGGTGCCGGGCCCAGTGGGTTCCCGGCTGCCGGCAGGGTGCTGCCTGGGAACCCCAGGTCCCCGGGGCTGTCAGCTGGGACACTGCTCCCGGGGCCTGTCCCCAAGCGAGATACTCCACCGCCATCTATCGGCCAGCACCCGGGGACAGGGAGCGACAGGTACCCCTCTGTCCCCGCCACCCCATGCCGCAGGGGCTCTGCGTCTGGTGTCGGCTCGGTTTGGGGGTGCCCGAGTGCCCCTGCAAGGCTtggagggctgcagagcagccggGCAGGGTTGCCTCCCCCGGCTGGCATCACGTCCCCGGCGCTGGGGACGGCAGTGGGACACACTGGGCATCGGGAAGGGTGGGCTGGTTGCGTtggctctgggcaggctggtGTCTCCCCATGGCTGAGCTCTGTGGGAGCTGGGATCTCCCGACACGTGCAGGAGCTTTGCTGCACCAGGCAGCATCGCTGGGGCTTGTACACGCAGCGAAAGGAAAGCACCCGCATGTGCCCCCACTGCggtgggagagctggggacagggccagtgtcccctcccagcctctaCCCACCATGCAGGTCCCTTTCTAGTGAGTAatgttttgctctgtgtttttttaactgagcaCAAGCATCAAGCATGTCTTTGTGAGAGACCCAGCAAGTTTTTAGCTCTGATTACCTTCTCCATCCCAAAGCAGTGCAATTCACTCAACGCTGGGAGCGCCCCCCCAAACTCCTGATGCCCTGGCACTGCCCGCAGCCTCCAGCTACCACGTTCACCCCCTGCAAGTCCTTGCCCAGGACATTTATGATGGTTGTGGTGTCCAGCGCCTGGTGCCTGTTACAGCTGCGTCCTCACCAGAGGGAGCTGTGTCCCCGATGGAGGCACGGCCCAATTTTGGCCCAATTCCCTACTCCCTCCCCTTTTTGTAGCCCTTGGCAATGCTCCGGGCGACATACTGCTCAGGTCTAATGGGCACCCAAAGGTGCCGGGAACAGAGGAGAAGGCTGCTTGGATTTGCATTTCCATTGCCAGGCATGGTCTGTGCCCTGCCAGGAGGCTCTTATGTCACCCCCCATGCCATAGGTGTCCCCGGGGGGCGATTGCAGGATTTCTCTGAGGCTAGCACCACCGCCAGTGCAATACCTGCAGGCGTGCTGAGCTGGGGAGATTAGGGCTGGAGGCCCCTCCGACTCCTGGAACAGAGCttgcttcagctgcttttgagaCTGATCCCAGAGCAGGCTCTAGTGTCACGGCACACTTGAGCCGTCCCCACTGTCCTCACCCGTGTGCCCTCGGGAGAGTGACCTGTGCTGCCACCCCTGTGCCACCCCCAtccagcccaggagcagctcttcTCCCACCTCTGCCACCTCCCCAGTGCAACACGCCGTCTGCCCGCACCCCGGCTCCAGCCAGGCAGCATCTTCCCAGGGCCACTTTGCATCCCCTTGTAGGGGGACTTTGACACATAACCCTGCACTAAGTATGGGTATTACCAGTATCTCCCCATCAAACCAGACACGCCGAGAGCAGTCCCAGCCCATCCCTGGGGATTACTTCCTCTGGTGGCTCTTTACAGCCAAGAAAGCAGGTTTGCAGCCTCAGCTTTACCTTTCAGGCTATATTCCCTGCCTTCCTGCACTGTGATGCTTGGCCGGAGCCAGGCAGGCTGGGACCAGCCCAGCCAGGAGTTGTCTCTCAGCAGTTTAACCCAGGCAGCAATGTGGGTAAGAAGAGGGTTTCCCAGGGCTCACCAGAGGCAATGTCTGCTCTGTGTCCAGGCAGCCCTGGCGCCCGCGTTTACCACTGCTGTAAGGCCGTGGGGTCATGAGAACTTGTATGACTTTATTGGGGTCTGACAGAGCCCTGAGGAATCCCAGAGCCAGGGTGGGTCggggctggagggaggctgggagccCACCTCCGCGCTCCCCACGGGCTCCGGCCACCTCCTCCCAGTAAGCAGGGCTGTCATGCACCCGCTGCAGGGGGGCTGAGGGGCAGGAAAGCTTGGGGTAGCCCCGGGTGTCGGCAGAGGAGGGGCAGGGATCTGATTTGGCAGGGCAGTGCCCTTgcccccccgcctgcccctgAGCTGGGCTGGCAAAGGCCCCTGCGGGCTGGGACTCAGCGCCCTGCGTGGGGTCCCTGAGGCACGAGCAGCTCAGGAGCCCACCAGCCCCCGGCTGAAGGTATGGGGCAGACATGCTGGAAGGGTCTCCCCTTCTTGCTCTGGGGATAAAGAAccccccagctcccctcacCCCAGCCCTACCCTTAACCTGTGGGAGTGCGGGCGTCTCCAGTTACCCCAGGAAGATGGCCGGAGGCTCCTGAGCTGCTCCTGGCACGGCAAACTCAGGCTGCCTGAAATAGCTTGGGCTTGTGCCACGGCAGTGCTGCGACAGCCCCGGATCTATCACCCGGAACGGGGCAAggccggcagcgctgcccggcTTTGCCTGctcggggggctgcggggctcaCCCCCACCTGGGACCCCCACAGCACCAGCGGCAGGACAGGGCTTGAGGGGGCAGTCAGACACGGGAAGGCAAGGCAGCTAATCCCTGCCCACGCTGGATATGGCTGGGGATCCTGCAGGgaggtgaaaggaaaaggagttgTCTCCAAAACTCTGCCGGGCTGAGTGTGGCTTCCTTGCTGGAAAGCCAAAAATAGTCTCTTTACTCAGAAGAGGCTGTAGGAGGGATCTCACTCGAAGCGCAGCCAAATACCTAGGAGGCCATAGGACAGACCCAGAGCAGCGTGGCTTCGCTGAAGCATTATCAGACCTTAGAAAGGCAGTGGCCATAGCTGAACCAGCCAATAACTCCGTTACCTCTGGGCATCTCATCATGCCAAAGGAGCCAGAGGAATCGGGCTGGCTGGTGAGGGGACGCCCTCACCCTGGtagagctggggagcagctgcgtgcCGCCATGGCCAGCCCCTGGTCTGTGGCAGAGGTTCAGCTCAGGGGATGgagacagcagcaggacaggggatTTTTCATCTTTCGTGGCCTGGCCCAAGGGATATCTGGAAAGCCCCTGGGCGGCTCTGCCATCCCTGCAGTGGCAGATCCCTCACAGGCAGCGCCATCctccgcagggctgctgctgcctgctgctgcctgcactgggcaacatccagctgctgctgggtaGGCTGGCAAAGCACTGGCAGACCAGAAAGGCCATGCCCTTGCCAGGGGAGCACTCAGGCCAATTGCTCACACAGCAGCATCTTTGTGCTGTGCTGACTTATCATCTCCCCATTCCTGGGGGTCTTGCTCCCTCCCCCAGCACTTCTGCAGGCAGTTATTCCTGGAAACATCCTGGAGTCACCGTCAATCATGCCTTCGCCTGCTGACATTTATAGAGCTTCTTCCAGCGGCTGATGGATTTAATAGTGTGAATCTTACCCCAGTCCCAGCCCGTGTTTATGCCTGTCCCTCCGTGAGGTTTGTAATTGCCCCAGTGCCTGGCGAGGGCTGAAGGCgaagctgcagctctgctgccgaCATCTTTTGGCTTCTGGGCAGGGAGACCCGTCCTGGCAGAGCCCAGTCATACCCG includes:
- the NKX2-3 gene encoding LOW QUALITY PROTEIN: homeobox protein Nkx-2.3 (The sequence of the model RefSeq protein was modified relative to this genomic sequence to represent the inferred CDS: inserted 1 base in 1 codon) translates to MMLPSPVTSTPFSVKDILNLEQQQDPRYGAQLPHHLEHHFHPAACLLAAADGARFSDGEEEEDEEKLSYLSPMAAPGSQADARISAENYVHAVLRGSCEAPGPGEELDPAARDASEYRCVLKKPLDAAEKAEEAERPKQRSRRKPRVLFSQAQVFELERRFKQQRYLSAPEREHLASSLKLTSTQVKIWFQNRRYKCKRQRQDKSLELGGPAAPPPPRRVAVPVLVRDGKPCLGGSQGYSSAYNGPYSYNGFPAYGYGNAASYNPGYGCTYPAGTGGASMQAACSPAAAAGPFVNVGGXGGFGGGGQPLHQAAAGPSCSQGALQGIRAW